One Spiroplasma endosymbiont of Dioctria linearis DNA segment encodes these proteins:
- the trmFO gene encoding methylenetetrahydrofolate--tRNA-(uracil(54)-C(5))-methyltransferase (FADH(2)-oxidizing) TrmFO encodes MKVNIIGAGLAGCEAAWQLAEKGIEVYLYEKKKIQKNEIQTLNTFGELVCSNTFRSLSTQNAVGILKKELELLNSFILDCAFKTQIPSDDALAVDRKAFSDLVDHRIRSHKNIKVFEEEFLDLNTQEIVLIASGPLCSQEFKMQLEKLLGKQKLFYLDASAPIIEKQSIDFSKVYYKSRYKNDNSYICIPLNEEEFSTFHNKIVNANTVDLKDFEQEIFFRGCQPIEQLAKTSKKILLKSVMSPNGLENVDGIVPYSAVQLRRDDAMDNFYNMVGFQTNLIWKEQKKIFSSLPGLEKAVFRRFGVMHKNNFINSPKILNNKLQMMRKKNIFFAGQITGVEGYIESFASGLVASRGILSYINKSEFIAFPEDTILGSLISYITNPKHKKLKPMKSNMGLVKIDPIMNFNSKEEKNSYIYKNALNKIKSFI; translated from the coding sequence ATGAAAGTAAATATAATTGGTGCTGGTTTAGCAGGTTGTGAAGCAGCGTGACAATTAGCAGAAAAGGGTATTGAAGTCTATTTATATGAAAAGAAAAAAATTCAGAAAAATGAAATTCAAACATTGAATACATTTGGAGAATTAGTTTGTTCAAATACTTTTAGAAGTTTATCAACTCAAAATGCTGTTGGTATTTTAAAAAAAGAACTTGAATTGTTAAATTCCTTTATATTGGATTGTGCCTTTAAAACTCAGATTCCTTCTGATGATGCTCTTGCAGTAGATAGAAAAGCATTTTCAGATTTAGTTGATCATAGAATAAGAAGTCATAAAAATATAAAGGTATTTGAAGAAGAATTTTTAGATTTAAATACACAAGAAATTGTGTTAATTGCAAGTGGTCCTTTGTGTTCACAAGAGTTTAAAATGCAATTAGAAAAATTACTTGGAAAACAAAAGTTATTTTATCTAGATGCATCTGCTCCAATAATTGAGAAACAATCAATAGACTTCTCAAAAGTCTATTATAAATCAAGATATAAAAATGATAATAGTTATATTTGTATACCATTAAATGAAGAGGAATTTAGTACTTTTCATAATAAAATAGTAAATGCAAATACTGTTGATTTAAAAGATTTTGAACAAGAAATTTTTTTCAGAGGTTGTCAACCAATAGAACAATTAGCTAAAACCTCTAAAAAGATACTATTAAAATCAGTTATGTCACCAAATGGATTAGAAAATGTTGATGGAATTGTGCCTTATTCAGCTGTACAATTAAGAAGAGATGACGCAATGGATAATTTCTATAATATGGTTGGTTTTCAAACAAATCTTATTTGAAAAGAACAAAAGAAAATTTTTTCATCTCTTCCAGGACTTGAAAAAGCAGTCTTTAGAAGGTTTGGAGTCATGCATAAAAACAACTTTATAAACTCTCCAAAAATTCTTAATAACAAACTACAAATGATGCGAAAAAAGAATATATTTTTTGCAGGTCAAATTACAGGTGTAGAGGGATATATAGAATCATTTGCATCGGGTTTAGTAGCAAGTAGAGGAATTCTTAGTTATATTAATAAAAGTGAATTTATAGCATTTCCAGAAGATACAATTTTAGGTAGTTTAATAAGTTATATTACAAATCCAAAGCATAAGAAATTAAAACCAATGAAGTCAAATATGGGTTTAGTAAAGATTGATCCTATAATGAATTTTAATTCTAAAGAAGAAAAAAATTCTTATATATATAAAAATGCTTTAAATAAAATAAAGTCTTTTATTTAG
- a CDS encoding biotin/lipoyl-binding protein — translation MEKIKFKNVKKYKGIVEQVLVKEGQPVKKDQILAIISTQLEKFDIRSTTDGVIRNIYVIESLIVSHGDTLFDIFSYKEMKNLLKKPSNMNDTLKDGLSEFGYLEKLINESDEPDEEEFEKVKQKRVKKAEVLVDTDLDILDSFETEKYLKDEIIESEIQIEEEFTEDPIAEAKRESTTVQTIKTETSTFEIKENPAIVTETITKKIVYENSDNFKDSNLFSDEISTVSQSEILEELSKNNTEDNLEVVEVKQKPEIFKKQETIVQESNSVFLKELDYERLEKVLKNSEKLNNKFKEIEKKVSSFMEETKEINKDTEKSINSIAKKIDEKSKSINSKLEEVELKATENSKLVSNSIEKKVIVDKTNIGSFSFKLDITALISLQTLMIEPSKEENVDLELNAFYVKALKRALTKFEELDSSHSLIRLVKTDGYSVNDTVVKVSDDLSILDISKEIHKNQLVKDKEVKVAIYDISNFGLDNANFGLTKNSILSIYISSISSSFKDDGNLTNYVKINFAFNQNSLEPEDAIMFGKEFISILKNPGFLI, via the coding sequence ATGGAAAAAATAAAATTTAAGAATGTCAAAAAATATAAGGGTATTGTAGAACAAGTATTAGTTAAAGAAGGCCAACCAGTAAAAAAGGATCAAATATTAGCAATAATATCAACGCAACTTGAAAAATTTGATATACGTTCTACAACAGATGGAGTAATTAGAAACATTTATGTAATTGAATCATTAATTGTTTCACATGGAGACACTCTATTTGATATATTCTCTTATAAAGAAATGAAAAATTTATTGAAAAAACCATCTAATATGAATGACACATTAAAAGATGGTTTAAGCGAGTTTGGATACTTAGAAAAATTAATAAATGAATCAGATGAGCCTGATGAAGAAGAATTTGAAAAAGTAAAACAAAAAAGAGTAAAAAAAGCAGAAGTTTTAGTTGACACGGATTTAGATATTCTTGATAGTTTTGAAACTGAAAAGTATTTAAAAGATGAAATTATAGAAAGTGAAATCCAAATAGAAGAAGAGTTCACTGAGGATCCAATTGCTGAGGCAAAAAGGGAGTCTACTACTGTTCAAACAATTAAAACTGAAACCTCAACTTTTGAGATAAAAGAAAATCCAGCAATTGTAACAGAAACTATTACTAAAAAAATAGTTTATGAAAATTCTGATAATTTTAAAGATAGTAATTTATTTTCAGATGAAATTTCAACTGTTTCTCAATCTGAAATTTTAGAAGAATTATCAAAAAATAATACTGAAGATAACTTAGAAGTAGTTGAAGTAAAACAAAAACCAGAAATTTTTAAGAAGCAAGAAACTATTGTTCAAGAATCTAACTCTGTATTTTTAAAGGAATTAGATTATGAAAGATTAGAGAAAGTTTTAAAAAATAGTGAAAAATTAAATAATAAGTTTAAAGAAATTGAAAAAAAAGTTTCATCATTTATGGAAGAAACTAAAGAAATTAATAAAGATACTGAAAAAAGTATTAATTCAATAGCAAAAAAAATAGATGAAAAATCAAAAAGTATTAATTCTAAGTTAGAAGAAGTTGAATTAAAAGCAACAGAAAATAGTAAGCTTGTATCAAATTCAATTGAAAAGAAAGTTATTGTAGATAAAACAAATATAGGTAGTTTTTCCTTTAAGTTGGATATAACTGCTTTAATAAGTCTACAAACTTTAATGATTGAACCTTCAAAAGAGGAAAATGTTGATCTTGAACTTAATGCATTTTATGTAAAAGCATTAAAAAGAGCTTTAACTAAATTTGAAGAATTGGATTCAAGTCACTCACTTATTAGATTAGTAAAAACTGATGGATATTCAGTAAATGATACAGTTGTAAAAGTAAGTGATGATTTAAGTATTTTGGACATTTCAAAGGAAATACATAAAAATCAATTAGTAAAAGATAAAGAAGTTAAAGTAGCAATTTATGATATTTCAAATTTTGGATTAGATAATGCAAATTTTGGATTAACTAAAAATTCAATCTTATCAATTTACATTTCATCAATATCAAGTTCATTTAAAGACGATGGAAATTTAACAAATTATGTAAAAATAAATTTTGCATTCAATCAAAATAGTTTAGAGCCTGAGGATGCAATAATGTTTGGAAAAGAATTTATAAGTATTTTAAAAAACCCGGGTTTTTTAATTTAA
- a CDS encoding 3'-5' exoribonuclease YhaM family protein: MISKINAESKIVTLIARIEKAILSTGNNGSNYLILNLIDKSGRIEARLWNSIEKDVEELKSGLIVKIEAVTNVYRQQLQLKVNSYEIIDEKDYKKHNINEEMFSISAPINVESHYEKLIDFITTIDNETYKKITLAILKQYEVQFKTFPAAVSIHHNVVGGLFWHSYSLLMGAKAIREVYKYADIDWELVYCGTILHDIGKVLEMAGKNASEYTDVGKLLGHISIGNTFVSNKAIELGLKDNEDVLKLQHVILASHGKNEYGSPVEPLLIEAVIISSLDSLDARIYKINDELSKVEKDAWSSRILSEDGRSYLNHNKKK, encoded by the coding sequence ATGATTAGTAAAATTAATGCAGAAAGTAAAATAGTAACTTTAATAGCTAGAATAGAAAAAGCAATTTTATCAACAGGAAATAATGGATCAAATTATTTAATTTTAAATTTAATTGATAAGTCTGGAAGAATTGAAGCAAGACTTTGAAATTCTATTGAAAAAGATGTTGAAGAATTAAAAAGTGGTTTAATTGTAAAAATAGAAGCTGTAACCAATGTTTATAGACAACAATTACAATTAAAAGTTAATTCTTATGAAATTATTGATGAAAAAGATTATAAAAAACATAATATAAATGAGGAAATGTTTAGTATTAGTGCTCCAATAAATGTTGAATCGCATTATGAAAAATTAATAGATTTTATAACAACTATTGATAATGAAACTTACAAAAAGATAACTTTAGCAATTTTAAAGCAGTATGAAGTTCAATTTAAAACTTTTCCAGCTGCTGTAAGTATTCATCATAATGTGGTAGGGGGTTTGTTTTGACATAGTTACTCATTATTAATGGGAGCAAAAGCAATAAGAGAAGTATATAAATATGCAGATATTGATTGAGAATTAGTATATTGTGGAACAATTCTTCATGATATAGGAAAAGTACTTGAAATGGCAGGAAAAAATGCATCAGAATATACTGATGTTGGTAAATTATTGGGTCATATATCAATAGGTAATACTTTTGTTTCAAATAAGGCTATAGAATTAGGTCTAAAAGATAATGAGGATGTTTTAAAATTACAACACGTAATTTTAGCAAGTCATGGTAAAAATGAATATGGCTCTCCTGTAGAACCATTATTAATTGAAGCAGTTATTATTTCTTCACTAGATTCATTAGATGCAAGAATTTATAAAATTAATGATGAATTATCAAAAGTGGAGAAAGATGCTTGATCATCAAGAATTCTTTCTGAGGATGGAAGAAGTTATTTAAATCATAATAAGAAAAAATAA